A stretch of Stegostoma tigrinum isolate sSteTig4 chromosome 23, sSteTig4.hap1, whole genome shotgun sequence DNA encodes these proteins:
- the foxl3 gene encoding forkhead box L3 has protein sequence MTMFDNSQYPYNCFNYDGDDYPPCSSDEEKKICRPAYSYIALITMAIQQSPGHRLTLSGIYEFIMATFPYYRANQRAWQNSIRHNLSLNSCFVKVPRSEGNEKGKGNFWTFASGCESMLDLFENGNYRRRRRRRKAAPGKRLPRYQCDSGGELQSPGQGPAEKLLQRDTPQLPHKTESEIKFSIDYILSAPDPFPALRTQQTDRLLLEDQQVSLHFWAK, from the exons ATGACAATGTTTGACAATTCCCAATATCCTTACAACTGCTTTAATTACGATGGAGATGATTACCCGCCTTGTAGCTCTGACGAAGAGAAGAAGATATGTAGACCTGCCTACAG TTATATCGCCCTCATTACTATGGCCATCCAGCAGAGTCCCGGCCACAGGCTCACCCTGTCCGGCATCTATGAGTTTATCATGGCAACATTCCCCTACTACCGAGCGAACCAGAGAGCCTGGCAAAACTCGATCCGGCATAATCTGTCCCTGAACAGCTGCTTTGTCAAG GTGCCAAGGTCGGAAGGAAACgagaaaggcaaagggaatttttgGACCTTTGCTTCAGGTTGCGAGTCGATGCTGGATCTTTTTGAGAACGGCAATTACCggcggcggaggaggaggaggaaggcggCGCCAGGCAAACGCTTGCCGAGGTATCAgtgtgacagtgggggagagcTGCAGTCTCCCGGGCAAGGGCCAGCGGAGAAATTACTCCAACGGGACACGCCCCAGCTTCCCCACAAAACCGAGTCTGAGATCAAATTCAGCATCGATTACATCCTGTCTGCCCCGGACCCCTTCCCTGCACTTCGAACCCAGCAAACTGACAGACTGCTGCTGGAGGATCAACAAGTCAGCCTGCACTTCTGGGCAAAGTGA